GAATTAGACCACACCGCCCCGCGCAGGGCAACGGGGTCGCGGGCGTGGTCGGGGGTCATTGAGCTCCGGTCGTTGCGCCCCCACCCGACCGTAAGCACGCATCGGCTAGAGAGCGACCGCGGCCCCGAAGCGTGCCCGAAGAGCCGCCGCCATTCGATCGCTAATGCCGCAGTTGTAAAGCGTCAGCTCCTTGATCTTTTGAAGATAGGGGGAGCCACACAAGGCGCGGGCGCCCCGGTCCCCAAAGGGCGCGCTCTCGAAATCGAGTGAACGCAGTTGTGCCAAGTGCGGCGAATTCGCCACTGCACGCAACCCCTTAAGACCAAGCCCCGTCGCCGCAAGGCCCAAATTCTGGAGCTCACGGACGCGCTCGGACCCGGCCAGAGCAGCGGCCCCGGCGTCAGCAACGCCACCGTTGTTGTGTAACTCCAAGTCGATAACCGTGTCGAGTACGGGCGATCGAGCAAGTGCCGACACCCCTCGGGTACCCACGCGGTTATTTTGGAGATCGATGAAGCGAAGGTTCCTCAGATACGGTGAAGCGGCCAGTTCCTGGGCCATTTGGTCGTCGAAGTTGGACGCCCCGATGTGCAGCCTCCTCAAACCAGCAAAACACGGATTGTTTGCCAAAGAACATACATGATCAGGAGTCAACGGCACGCCATCAAGATACAGGTCGGTTAACGCTCTGAGCGCGTCGCACCGGACGAGGGCATTGAGTCCGGCCCCGGCCACTCGATGGGTGCCGTAGGAGCCGAGACACAATTGTCGCAGCCGGGACGGACCCGCCGTAAAGAACGCGCGCAACCCATCGTCACCGACTTGCGTGTCCTGCAGGTCGAGTTTCGTGAGCCTTGAGGCCAGTGGGGAACGCGAAAGGTGGATCAATCCCTCGTCCCCGACGGGGTGGCCACCGAGCGAAAGGCTCTCCAGCCCCGACAGGTACGGAGATTTCACGAGCGCCTCCATTCCGGGCGGCCCGATGGTACCGCCACCCAAGGCGAGCGCGTTCAGGTTCGACAGGTTCGCGCACCTCGCAATCACCATCGCTCCGTCGTCACCGAGTACCTCGCGCTCGTCCCAGGTGATCCCGGCTCCCCCGTTCCCAAAACGGGGCTGCTCTCCGAACAAGTCCAACGATAACTTCCGCGGCCCCCGAAGCAGCGGGGACGCGAGAACCGAGTCCCAGTGGGGCGGCGTGACCGAAAACCGGAGTGTCAGAGCGGCGACGCGCCCCGGAAGAACCATGTTGGCGAGCGCCCGACCGCCGTCCCGGATCTCCTCAAACTCAAGCTCCCGAACGGGGGCGGTCGCAAAGATCTCAGGCGCATTCGCC
This region of Gemmata massiliana genomic DNA includes:
- a CDS encoding TIGR02996 domain-containing protein translates to MFAEKRALLAAIGANPDEDTPRLAFADWCDEHDEPERARFIRLQFEAERYGEHTPERLDIEEQATELFNVHHRKWLTDEPVWARSLQSNPLVFRTVGLYGTRNGFLEHVSLTVADCLANAPEIFATAPVRELEFEEIRDGGRALANMVLPGRVAALTLRFSVTPPHWDSVLASPLLRGPRKLSLDLFGEQPRFGNGGAGITWDEREVLGDDGAMVIARCANLSNLNALALGGGTIGPPGMEALVKSPYLSGLESLSLGGHPVGDEGLIHLSRSPLASRLTKLDLQDTQVGDDGLRAFFTAGPSRLRQLCLGSYGTHRVAGAGLNALVRCDALRALTDLYLDGVPLTPDHVCSLANNPCFAGLRRLHIGASNFDDQMAQELAASPYLRNLRFIDLQNNRVGTRGVSALARSPVLDTVIDLELHNNGGVADAGAAALAGSERVRELQNLGLAATGLGLKGLRAVANSPHLAQLRSLDFESAPFGDRGARALCGSPYLQKIKELTLYNCGISDRMAAALRARFGAAVAL